Proteins co-encoded in one Medicago truncatula cultivar Jemalong A17 chromosome 8, MtrunA17r5.0-ANR, whole genome shotgun sequence genomic window:
- the LOC120577663 gene encoding uncharacterized protein, whose amino-acid sequence MNASTSTSRKKKKKKKGSYSYEDHNFINTIFSWSLQDIFNHDLYSNYLDYISLSFDSVGQYLKSFVYPLLDETRAELCSCMETLSTLPFTKVISLQHSLSHSHGRNHYLIKTDTWKNSFSHYGKKLHKTLPGDVFILADFKPETVNDLQRYGRTWRFLLSAEILDEEIQGNDDENKLTSTFKVIASKDIDIDEMGQKSMFIIFLTNITPNRRIWNALHMDGDSKLIQKILCASDVVEESCDHCSPKTDALRDDVTYQRLSSELNESQNKAICACLSAFHCNHKSTVDLICGPPGTGKTKTLGTLLFALFKMNSRTLVCAPTNVAIKEVASRVLSMVRESFDRNSDVLFCNLGDMLLFGSNERLKVGAEIEEIYLNYRVKQLLLCFTPPSGWKCCFVSMIDLLENCVFHYHQTGDNNSNRAKDDSPSDYGVGMHKSFVEFVRERFLAIASPLRDCISILCTHIARSCIMEHNLKDLACLIYSLTSFQALLFENNIVCEVLEKLFSPESQYSCFESVVGFEYSLQQSRTECLSLLKTLKVSLGYLNLPDVVTKESIREFCLRTASLIFSTASSSFMLYSVVMEPLDVLVIDEAAQLKECESIIPLLLPEINHAILVGDECQLPAMVESSVSFEVGFGRSLFARLSTMGHPNHLLNIQYRMHPSISSFPNSCFYLNQILDAPKVIAENYRKQYLPGKMFGPYSFINITGGTEEFEDTGRSRKNMVEVAVVRKIIRNCFRAWNGSNENLSIGVVSPYAAQVVALQDMLGQKYDKHEGFDVKVNTIDGFQGGEQDIIMFSTVRTDCSTSLDQRTNVALTRARHCLWILGNERTLVSQDNVWKALVLDAKQRQCFFNVDEDKDLAKGIWDAKKELDQLDDLLNSESVIFRNSRWKVLFSDNFLKSFKNLPTKRTKKWVISLLLKLSSGWRPKRRKGDLICGSSSQMLKQYKVEGLFVVCSKDIVKEVNFTQVLRIWNILPPEYIAKVVKHLDSIFESYTDDFISRCSEQCFEGKMEVPMSWDRSTEIIKIKNLVNTGIEANSSCCDQRIYVENSKVEESFLLMKFYSLSSVVVSHLLSDRNSNELELPFEVSDEEQDIILFSKSTFVLGRSGTGKTTVLTMKLFRKEELHHVALEHAYGIKSVEVPCLSYEKEYKDSSPMNDSPVLHQLFVTVSPKLCQAVKQQVGRMQRFICGADISSKSCSIEEEIVDVDTSIQFRDIPDSFVNLPANSYPLVITFQKFLMMLDGTVGNSFFERFSDLSSLSENLGVRSVVLETFIRKKEVTYDRFDSLYWPHFNSQYTKTLDSSRVFTEIMSHIKGSMSSVESGEGKLSRQDYLFLSENRASSLSKQKREIIYDIYQSYEKMKMDKGDFDLADIVADLHCRFRIHKYEGDEMHFVYIDEVQDLTMSQITLFKHVCQNVEEGFVFCGDTAQTIARGIDFKFQDIKSLFYKKFVLESKRSAYNQGKDKMKVSEIFLLNQNFRTHAGVLKLSQSIIELLFRFFPHSIDVLKPETSLLYGDAPVVLECRSRKNAIVTIFGNTGHESGKIVGFGAEQVILVRDDDARKEILDYVGKQALVLTILECKGLEFQDVLLYNFFGTSPLKNRWRVIYEYMNEQDIVELTESNSFPSFNDSKHNILCSELKQLYVAITRTRQRLWICENTEEYCIPMFDYWKKKCLVQFKELDDSLAQAMKVASSPEEWKSRGKKLYYQNNYEMATVCFERAGDSYWGKKSKAASLRATAIRLHDLNSEEANAILREAAEIFEGLGIVESAAQCFSDLGDYERAGKLYLEKCEEPDLKRAGDCFYLARCHEMAAQVYARGSFFSDCLNVCAKGGLFDIGLHYIQCWKQNESADPGWANSHDLNAIEQKFMENCAHNYFEKKDIKSMMKFVRAFHSMDLKRGFLRSLSLLDELLELEEESGNFMEALNIAKQMSDILREADYLGKAGEFLEAYELMFFYVLAKSLWSGGSKAWPFKQFTQKEDLLGRALIYAKEVSSSFYELASTEVEILSNKHDNIFEIMNQLKSSRIHRSIRGEILCLWKLLDSHFRLNSSKYVWQDSLFDVSVEGMIMKNQFSVETLFYCWTCWKDNIVHMLESLSNFKTQEPHPHCSYVKFAFNYLGVQKQIYNLNDIYLLVIPDANWVKKLGGRLLKKKVSLVSVDVQPLVSFAQSYWSSELLSVGVDVLHNLDALYKFSVHKAFSKFNQVQSLLHIYEVSKFLLKSKCFSHSHSNLKTLETFYRKPVECLFHHVVPLDWKKSLSKEMVYLRVTEAFQNIMEEVIYESTKQKDRLTYGKIGRVVVMILGTANVKDDLFAQVMTRFEDNKYWKEFIESLQLFSAHDILPDKKTDFEMHPACKLYKALCYTWSVNRIKEVDYISPSCFMYLVEQLLLLTSCSMGRLIYATKSSFTEWLICQNKFSLANLSFKAPVDTRDVHVFIENFLRKFVNDQSDIKTWIKKSNSDVDKNFPSLFLRSVVLMCLLHLSTGSPKYLELLHCWLKNSYITTQLPLEFCNVLQKGEKHMGVQVFAEAFKVIGNPLVIVRLQNSSSEIVCSDAAFVDLATYKKRELVLETLFPSIVDSVGWQTTAEASESKSMEFPSNLQNKSSASVSDQASDVDGDCFWNWLENFKSETDVLCLKSLSPDSIWASQFFLHYLHSLQGFLDHYNELWNLLQENPVIMGKKIEMEEYVSFLDEMKELRKIMSKGGSMTEKEKDTAIVLQKKILSRRSTVAHILYQLDLAQRNTDAESDSSQASTTVSDDDYEEDF is encoded by the exons GTTGAGGAAAGCTGTGACCACTGTTCTCCAAAGACTGATGCTCTTAGGGACGACGTAACATATCAAAGGTTATCATCTGAGTTGAATGAGTCTCAAAACAAGGCGATTTGTGCTTGCCTTTCTGCCTTCCATTGCAATCATAAGTCTACTGTGGATCTTATTTGTGGTCCACCTGGAACTGGCAAAACAAAAACTTTGGGCACACTGCTTTTTGCTCTATTCAAAATGAACTCCAGGACTCTTGTTTGTGCGCCAACCAATGTTGCCATTAAGGAAGTGGCATCGCGTGTCCTGAGCATGGTGAGAGAATCATTTGATAGAAATTCcgatgttttgttttgtaatttaGGAGACATGCTGTTATTTGGGAGTAATGAGCGGCTCAAAGTTGGTGCAGAAATTGAAGAGATATATTTGAACTATCGTGTCAAGCAGCTCTTACTGTGTTTTACCCCACCTAGTGGTTGgaaatgttgttttgtttcaatGATTGATCTtcttgaaaattgtgttttCCATTATCATCAAACTGGTGATAATAACTCTAATAGGGCAAAAGATGACAGCCCTTCAGATTATGGTGTGGGGATGCACAAATCTTTTGTCGAGTTTGTCAGAGAGAGGTTTCTGGCTATAGCATCGCCACTCAGAGACTGCATTTCCATCTTATGTACTCATATAGCCAGAAGTTGTATTATGGAACATAACTTGAAAGATTTGGCCTGTCTTATTTACTCTCTCACTTCATTTCAAGCTTTGctgtttgaaaataatattgtttgtgAAGTACTGGAAAAGCTTTTCTCTCCTGAAAGTCAATATAGTTGTTTTGAATCGGTGGTAGGGTTTGAATACTCGTTGCAACAGAGCAGAACTGAATGCCTGTCGCTATTGAAAACCCTTAAAGTTTCACTTGGTTACCTCAACCTGCCAGACGTTGTGACTAAAGAGTCAATCAGAGAGTTCTGTTTACGAACAGCGTCATTAATATTTTCGACTGCTTCTAGTTCCTTTATGCTGTATTCTGTTGTCATGGAACCACTTGACGTTTTAGTGATTGATGAAGCTGCACAGTTGAAGGAATGTGAGTCAATCATACCTTTACTACTTCCGGAAATAAACCATGCCATTCTTGTTGGAGATGAATGCCAGCTTCCAGCAATGGTTGAAAGTAGT GTTTCTTTTGAAGTCGGTTTCGGAAGAAGTTTATTTGCCAGACTGAGCACAATGGGTCATCCAAATCACCTTCTCAATATCCAATACAGGATGCATCCATCAATAAGTTCCTTTCCAAATTCATGCTTCTATTTGAACCAAATTCTTGATGCTCCAAAGGTTATCGCAGAGAACTACAGGAAGCAATATCTCCCCGGGAAAATGTTTGGTCCATATTCCTTTATAAATATAACTGGCGGCACCGAAGAGTTTGAGGATACTGGACGAAGCCGGAAAAATATGGTTGAAGTGGCGGTCGTGAGGAAAATAATTAGAAATTGTTTCAGag CATGGAATGGCTCAAACGAGAACCTCAGTATAGGTGTAGTGTCTCCTTATGCTGCCCAAGTTGTTGCACTTCAGGATATGCTTGGACAGAAGTATGATAAACACGAAGGTTTTGATGTGAAGGTGAATACAATAGATGGTTTCCAGGGTGGAGAGCAGGACATTATTATGTTTTCAACCGTCAGAACTGATTGCAGTACTTCACTTGACCAGAGGACTAATGTTGCTCTTACCAGGGCTAG GCATTGTCTATGGATATTGGGAAATGAAAGAACCCTAGTAAGTCAGGATAATGTATGGAAAGCATTGGTGCTTGATGCTAAACAACGTCAATGCTTCTTTAATGTGGATGAAGACAAGGACTTAGCGAAAGGTATCTGGGATGCCAAGAAAGAGCTGGATCAACTTGATGATTTGCTTAACTCAGAGAGTGTCATTTTTAGAAACTCTAGGTGGAAG GTTCTTTTTAGTGATAACTTCCTTAAGTCATTTAAAAATCTTCCAACAAAGCGGACAAAAAAGTGGGTCATTAGCCTCTTACTTAAACTTTCCAGTGGATGGAGACCAAAAAGGAGAAAAGGGGATTTGATTTGTGGAAGTTCATCCCAGATGTTAAAGCAATATAAAGTTGAAGGTCTCTTTGTTGTTTGTTCGAAGGACATAGTAAAAGAAGTGAATTTCACTCAAGTTTTAAGGATATGGAATATACTGCCTCCGGAGTATATTGCTAAAGTAGTTAAGCATCTAGATAGTATTTTTGAAAGCTATACTGATGATTTCATAAGTCGCTGCAGTGAGCAATGTTTTGAAGG GAAGATGGAGGTTCCAATGAGTTGGGATAGATCAACagaaatcatcaaaattaagaATCTTGTTAATACTGGAATTGAAGCAAATTCAAGTTGTTGCGATCAAAGAATTTATGTTGAGAACTCAAAGGTTGAGGAGAGttttttattgatgaaattCTATTCTTTATCATCTGTTGTGGTTAGCCACTTGCTTTCTGATCGTAATAGTAATGAACTGGAACTTCCATTTGAAGTATCAGATGAAGAACAGGACATTATACTCTTTTCTAAAAGTACATTTGTATTGGGTCGCTCTGGTACCGGGAAAACAACGGTTTTGACCATGAAGTTATTTAGAAAGGAGGAATTGCACCATGTGGCTCTTGAGCACGCATATGGAATTAAGAGCGTTGAAGTTCCCTGTTTGAGTTATGAGAAAGAGTATAAAGACAGTTCTCCAATGAATGACAGTCCTGTCCTACACCAATTATTTGTAACAGTGAGTCCTAAACTTTGTCAAGCAGTAAAACAGCAGGTTGGTAGAATGCAAAG GTTCATATGTGGTGCTGATATTTCCTCCAAAAGTTGTTCTATTGAAGAAGAAATAGTTGATGTTGATACATCAATACAGTTTAGGGATATACCTGATTCTTTTGTCAATCTTCCCGCCAACTCATACCCACTTGTGATAACATTTCAGAAGTTTCTAATGATGCTTGATGGGACTGTGGGgaattctttttttgaaaggtttagTGATCTATCTTCTCTAAGCGAGAACCTTGGTGTAAGATCTGTTGTCTTGGAGACTTTTATAAGGAAGAAGGAGGTGACTTATGACAGGTTTGATTCATTATATTGGCCGCATTTCAATTCCCAATATACCAAGACGCTAGATTCATCCAGAGTGTTCACTGAAATCATGTCTCATATAAAAGGGAGTATGTCATCTGTGGAGTCTGGTGAAGGGAAGTTAAGCCGTCAAGATTATCTTTTCTTGTCTGAAAACCGGGCGTCAAGTTTAAGCAAGCAGAAAAGGGAGATCATATACGATATTTATCAAAGTTATGAAAAAATGAAGATGGATAAGGGGGATTTTGATTTGGCTGATATTGTTGCTGACCTTCATTGCCGATTCAGAATTCACAAATATGAGGGCGATGAAATGCACTTTGTATATATTGACGAAGTGCAGGATCTAACCATGAGTCAAATTACTTTATTTAAGCATGTGTGTCAAAATGTAGAAGAGGGTTTCGTTTTTTGCGGGGATACTGCACAGACCATCGCAAGGGGAATTGATTTTAAGTTCCAGGATATCAAATCTCTCTTTTACAAGAAGTTTGTGCTAGAATCAAAGAGAAGTGCCTATAACCAAGGAAAGGATAAAATGAAAGTTTCAGAAATTTTTCTGTTGAATCAGAACTTTCGGACTCATGCTGGAGTGTTGAAATTGTCTCAGAGCATCATTGAGCTTCTTTTCCGTTTTTTCCCTCATTCTATTGATGTTTTGAAGCCTGAGACCAGTTTGTTATACGGGGATGCTCCGGTTGTTCTTGAATGTAGAAGCAGAAAAAATGCAATTGTAACTATATTTGGCAACACTGGGCATGAGAGTGGGAAAATTGTTGGTTTTGGAGCAGAGCAAGTTATTTTGGTACGTGATGATGACGCTCGGAAGGAAATTTTAGACTATGTTGGGAAACAAGCTCTTGTTTTAACTATTTTGGAGTGCAAAGGGCTCGAGTTTCAG GATGTATTGTTGTACAACTTTTTTGGCACTTCACCTTTGAAAAATCGATGGAGGGTGATTTATGAGTATATGAATGAACAAGATATTGTGGAACTTACAGAATCAAACTCTTTTCCAAGTTTCAATGATTCCAAACACAACATTTTGTGTTCTGAGCTGAAACAGCTATATGTGGCTATTACTCGTACAAGACAGAGATTGTGGATATGTGAGAATACAGAGGAGTATTGTATACCTATGTTTGATTATTGGAAAAAGAAGTGTCTTGTACAATTCAAAGAACTGGATGATTCACTTGCTCAGGCAATGAAAGTTGCAAGCAGTCCCGAAGAATGGAAGTCACGTGGCAAAAAG TTATATTATCAAAATAACTATGAGATGGCAACAGTTTGTTTTGAAAGAGCAGGAGACTCTTATTGGGGAAAAAAGTCTAAGGCTGCTAGTCTTAGGGCTACTGCAATCCGTTTACATGACTTGAATTCCGAGGAAGCAAATGCAATCCTTAGGGAAGCTGCTGAAATTTTTGAAGGCCTTGGCATAGTTGAGTCTGCTGCCCAGTGTTTTTCTGATTTGGGGGATTATGAAAGAGCTG GGAAGCTTTACTTGGAAAAATGTGAAGAGCCTGATTTGAAAAGGGCAGGGGATTGCTTTTACTTAGCACGTTGTCACGAAATGGCTGCTCAAGTGTATGCTAGAGGAAGTTTCTTCTCAGATTGTTTGAATGTTTGTGCAAAAGGTGGATTGTTTGACATTGGATTACATTACATTCAGTGCTGGAAACAAAATGAGAGTGCTGACCCTGGTTGGGCTAATAGCCATGATCTGAACGCAATTGAACAGAAATTTATGGAAAACTGTGCccacaattattttgagaaaaaagatATCAAATCTATGATGAAATTTGTTCGAGCTTTTCACTCGATGGATTTAAAGCGCGGGTTCTTACGATCATTAAGCTTACTTGACGAGCTTCTTGAATTGGAAGAGGAATCAGGCAACTTTATGGAGGCTTTGAACATTGCTAAGCAGATGAGTGATATTCTTCGCGAGGCTGATTATCTTGGAAAAGCTGGTGAATTCTTGGAAGCATATGAACTAATGTTTTTCTATGTACTTGCAAAATCTCTTTGGTCTGGAGGAAGCAAAGCATGGCCCTTCAAGCAGTTCACACAGAAGGAAGATCTTTTGGGAAGAGCGTTGATATATGCAAAGGAAGTGTCAAGCAGCTTTTATGAGCTTGCATCCACAGAAGTTGAAATACTATCAAATAAGCATGAtaacatttttgaaataatgaATCAATTGAAATCTTCTCGCATTCATAGAAGTATCAGAGGGGAAATATTATGTTTGTGGAAACTGCTGGATTCTCATTTTCGGCTAAACTCCTCTAAGTATGTCTGGCAAGACAGCTTGTTTGATGTTTCTGTCGAAGGCATGATTATGAAGAATCAATTTTCCGTGGAGACATTGTTTTATTGTTGGACATGTTGGAAGGATAACATTGTTCATATGCTAGAAtccctttcaaatttcaaaactcaagagCCTCATCCACATTGCAGTTACGTAAAGTTTGCATTCAATTATTTGGGTGTTCAGAAGCAGATTTATAATCTCAATGACATTTACCTTTTGGTCATCCCTGATGCTAACTGGGTGAAGAAATTGGGCGGTAGATTGCTAAAGAAGAAGGTTAGTCTAGTCTCCGTTGATGTTCAACCTCTAGTTTCTTTTGCTCAGAGTTACTGGAGTTCAGAATTACTTTCTGTTGGCGTGGATGTCCTGCACAACCTCGACGCACTCTACAAGTTTTCAGTTCATAAGGCCTTTTCCAAATTCAATCAAGTACAGTCGTTATTGCATATCTATGAAGTCTCAAAATTTCTTCTCAAGTCCAAGTGTTTTAGCCATAGCCACAGTAACTTGAAAACATTGGAGACATTTTACAGAAAGCCAGTTGAGTGTTTATTCCACCATGTAGTTCCCCTTGACTGGAAGAAATCACTGTCAAAAGAAATGGTTTACCTACGGGTAACTGAAGCTTTTCAGAATATTATGGAAGAGGTCATCTATGAAAGCACTAAACAGAAAGATAGATTGACCTATGGTAAAATTGGAAGGGTGGTAGTTATGATTCTTGGTACAGCTAATGTAAAAGATGATCTGTTCGCGCAAGTTATGACAAGGTTTGAAGATAACAAATACTGGAAAGAATTCATTGAAAGCTTACAGTTGTTTTCAGCGCATGATATTTTACCAGACAAGAAAACCGATTTTGAGATGCATCCTGCTTGTAAGCTTTACAAAGCATTGTGTTATACTTGGAGTGTGAATCGGATAAAGGAAGTTGACTATATATCTCCCAGCTGCTTTATGTATCTTGTTGAACAGCTACTTCTGTTGACATCATGCTCGATGGGGAGGCTCATTTATGCGACAAAGTCATCTTTCACTGAATGGCTTATTTGCCAAAATAAATTTTCCCTTGCAAATTTGAGCTTTAAGGCTCCTGTAGACACAAGAGATGTCCATGTTTTTATTGAGAATTTCCTCCGCAAATTTGTTAATGATCAAAGTGATATCAAAACCTGgattaaaaaatcaaactcaGACGTGGATAAGAATTTTCCATCACTTTTCCTTCGATCGGTTGTTTTGATGTGCTTGCTTCACCTCAGCACTGGGAGTCCGAAGTATTTAGAATTACTTCACTGTTGGTTGAAAAATAGCTATATAACCACTCAATTGCCATTGGAATTTTGTAATGTTCTTCAAAAAGGAGAGAAACACATGGGTGTGCAAGTCTTTGCTGAGGCATTTAAAGTAATTGGAAACCCCTTGGTAATTGTCAGGCTTCAGAACAGTTCTTCCGAAATCGTGTGCTCAGATGCTGCGTTTGTGGATTTAGCGACGTACAAAAAAAGAGAGCTCGTTTTAGAAACATTATTTCCTAGTATAGTTGACAGTGTGGGTTGGCAAACCACAGCAGAAGCCTCTGAATCAAAATCTATGGAGTTTCCTTCAAACCTTCAAAATAAAAGCTCTGCTTCTGTTTCAGATCAGGCATCAGATGTGGATGGTGACTGCTTTTGGAATTGGTTGGAAAATTTCAAGTCTGAAACTGATGTATTATGTCTTAAAAGTCTTTCACCTGATTCCATATGGGCCAGccaattttttcttcattatttacATTCTCTCCAGGGTTTTTTGGATCATTACAATGAGCTTTGGAATTTGTTACAAGAAAACCCTGTTATtatgggaaaaaaaattgaaatggagGAGTATGTGAGCTTTCTTGATGAAATGAAGGAACTTCGAAAAATTATGAGCAAGGG CGGTTCGATGACCGAGAAGGAGAAGGACACTGCTATTGTGCTTCAAAAGAAAATTCTTTCAAGACGATCAACAGTAGCGCACATCTTGTATCAGCTGGATTTGGCTCAAAGGAATACCGATGCTGAGTCCGATTCATCACAAGCCAGCACAACAGTAAGCGATGATGACTACGAGGAAGATTTTTGA